Proteins encoded within one genomic window of Companilactobacillus zhachilii:
- a CDS encoding ASCH domain-containing protein, with protein sequence MNKEKIKKYWFDFLKDKNPLDYPLGDLTIFGGDPDRLAKLVYNGTKTATSSAYDLYEPTEYMPEVGDYNIILDGQENPICITKTLVTEVIPFNLVSAEHAYHEGEDSRTLAEWRQVHEDFFTKEYQEAGKEFTTDMPCLCEVFERVY encoded by the coding sequence ATGAATAAAGAAAAAATAAAAAAGTATTGGTTCGACTTTCTCAAGGATAAAAATCCTTTAGACTATCCATTAGGTGATCTCACCATTTTTGGAGGAGATCCCGACCGTTTAGCCAAACTAGTTTATAACGGTACTAAAACGGCCACTTCCTCTGCTTATGATTTATACGAGCCAACTGAATATATGCCAGAAGTCGGTGATTATAACATCATTTTAGATGGTCAAGAAAATCCGATCTGTATTACTAAAACACTCGTCACTGAAGTAATTCCATTTAATTTAGTTAGCGCAGAACATGCTTATCATGAGGGTGAAGACTCAAGAACATTAGCTGAATGGCGTCAAGTCCACGAAGATTTCTTTACCAAAGAGTATCAAGAAGCTGGCAAAGAATTTACTACTGATATGCCTTGTCTTTGCGAAGTATTTGAACGCGTTTATTAG
- a CDS encoding response regulator transcription factor, whose amino-acid sequence MVNNIKILVVEDDENLANNIASFLADFSEVDIENDGLSGKFAATENVYDLIILDIMLPEMNGYDVLKNIRADKINTPVLILTAKAEIDDKIHGFNLGADDYLTKPFHREELQARVKALLKRSGVLADDSTLKINNLEVNLNTHEIDASGKPITLNGKEYDLLVYLLQNKNTILTKDQIFERIWGFDSDTSITVVEVYMSNLRKKLRASKNDNLIKTIRNVGYIFQDDTEN is encoded by the coding sequence ATGGTAAATAATATAAAGATTTTAGTAGTAGAAGATGATGAAAATTTGGCTAATAATATTGCGTCTTTTTTAGCTGATTTTTCCGAAGTCGATATTGAAAATGATGGTCTCAGTGGCAAATTTGCTGCGACTGAAAATGTTTACGATCTCATAATTTTAGATATCATGTTGCCCGAAATGAATGGGTACGATGTTTTAAAAAATATTCGGGCTGATAAAATCAACACGCCTGTCTTAATCTTGACTGCTAAAGCAGAAATTGATGACAAAATTCACGGTTTCAATCTTGGAGCAGACGATTATTTGACGAAGCCATTTCACCGTGAGGAACTACAAGCTCGCGTCAAAGCTTTATTAAAGCGCAGTGGTGTATTAGCGGATGATTCAACTTTAAAAATAAATAACCTCGAAGTTAATCTCAATACTCACGAAATAGATGCTTCTGGTAAGCCAATTACTCTTAATGGGAAAGAATACGATTTATTAGTTTATTTATTGCAGAATAAAAATACTATCTTAACTAAAGATCAAATTTTCGAACGTATTTGGGGCTTTGACTCTGATACTTCGATTACGGTTGTTGAAGTCTATATGAGCAATCTAAGAAAGAAATTACGAGCTTCTAAAAACGATAATTTAATTAAAACTATCAGAAATGTCGGGTATATTTTCCAAGATGACACTGAAAACTAG
- a CDS encoding sensor histidine kinase, giving the protein MSGIFSKMTLKTRQNTITRHQQFKLFLSIMAAFAILFLTLGVIIFNLFQSSTYRSIDKDIREQVISIKKQPKFTKRAVPDPHDPNHMIDQNKKPEPKAPFQASILVFDDSGKLLNKSSLGNRYSVLKNIKLRKKNVNLKQTIVVNKMNFRSVLIKVSSKNHNPMYAGHYVLIMQNIDTQIQAIKNFEEILAITFFIFWIIALVISYFLARINMLPIVKSWKQQTEFVNDAAHELRTPLTIIQGKLEYMLTKPKQTILDEAEAISVSLDEVNRLNSLTNNLLVLARSDSATTKYEFQLTTPAFFLKDPIEPFKDIINSQSKVFQINLRHQPTMLLDRDKIKQLLIILLDNATKYTPKNGTIRIYDQVEGSKYQFIISDTGIGISDADKKKIFGRFYRVDKSRNTNSGGHGLGLAIAKQIVDLHHGHIFVRDNLPQGSEFVVELPIKHN; this is encoded by the coding sequence ATGTCGGGTATATTTTCCAAGATGACACTGAAAACTAGACAAAATACTATTACCAGACATCAACAATTTAAACTTTTTCTTTCCATCATGGCGGCCTTTGCTATTTTATTCCTGACCCTCGGTGTGATTATTTTTAATCTCTTTCAATCTTCAACTTATCGCAGCATTGATAAGGATATTCGTGAACAAGTCATTTCGATCAAAAAACAACCTAAATTTACTAAACGAGCCGTTCCAGATCCTCACGACCCTAACCACATGATTGACCAAAATAAAAAACCAGAACCTAAAGCCCCTTTTCAGGCTTCAATTCTGGTTTTCGACGATTCAGGTAAATTACTCAATAAATCCAGTTTGGGTAATCGCTATTCCGTTTTAAAAAACATCAAATTACGTAAAAAAAATGTCAATCTCAAGCAAACAATTGTTGTTAACAAGATGAATTTTCGTTCGGTTTTGATTAAGGTATCCTCCAAGAACCATAATCCCATGTACGCAGGACACTATGTTTTAATTATGCAAAACATAGATACCCAAATTCAGGCAATCAAAAACTTTGAAGAAATCCTTGCCATTACATTTTTCATCTTTTGGATCATTGCTCTTGTTATTTCTTATTTCTTAGCAAGAATCAATATGTTGCCAATAGTGAAATCTTGGAAACAACAAACTGAATTTGTTAATGATGCCGCCCACGAGTTGCGGACACCTTTAACAATCATTCAAGGAAAATTAGAATATATGCTTACTAAACCAAAACAAACTATTTTGGATGAAGCTGAAGCTATTTCTGTTTCTCTTGATGAAGTTAATCGTCTCAATTCACTGACCAACAACCTACTTGTCTTGGCTCGTTCGGATTCAGCTACCACTAAATATGAATTTCAACTTACAACACCAGCGTTTTTTTTAAAGGATCCAATTGAACCTTTTAAAGATATCATTAACTCACAGTCAAAAGTCTTTCAGATCAATCTCAGACACCAACCTACTATGCTCTTGGACCGTGACAAAATTAAGCAACTATTAATTATACTGTTAGATAATGCGACAAAATACACCCCTAAAAATGGTACGATAAGAATATACGATCAAGTTGAGGGGTCAAAATATCAATTTATTATTTCTGATACTGGCATAGGTATCAGTGATGCTGATAAAAAGAAAATTTTTGGCCGTTTCTATCGTGTTGATAAATCTCGAAATACCAACAGTGGTGGTCACGGCTTAGGGTTAGCGATTGCTAAACAGATTGTTGATCTTCATCATGGACATATTTTTGTACGTGATAATTTGCCTCAAGGCAGTGAATTTGTCGTGGAATTACCAATTAAACACAATTAA